DNA from Thunnus thynnus chromosome 2, fThuThy2.1, whole genome shotgun sequence:
CACCAGTATGAAATGGTTCCCTCGGGAAGCCCCAACACCAGCTAATTAACCCCCgggacagagtgaagacatTATTAGAGATGTTTGTCAGAGTTATGAGGACAAACTTTGGTGCCACAGCTCAGTGCTCAAGATAAAAGCAGCCATTACTCAAACATGCTGAATTTATAGACCAGAAatcaccacaaaaaaaaaaaaaaacagcatgatTGTTCAGATTTATGTAAGAACACCCAAAGTGCAAAAGTTTTTAGATTAATTTCCTACCTTCCACACAGCcactggtttccattcatttcagtgTACTTTGAAAATCAGCTTCcatattgtacagtatgttgatcAGCAATGATCCTAATACACTAGTGTTAAAATCCTGATGATTTCAGTCCTGGTTAATTTGCACCTGTGTTTACTGGCGGTAACAACAtaagcattttaattttctgttggaAATGACAGTTGTACTGACTACTGGGGTCAGCAAACATGTCTTGAGCAGCAACCGCAAAGCAACTGGTGTATCTGTGTCAAGCTGCTAGGAACTGTGAAGTGATGTTGGCATACTGGCCTTTGAAAGGGACTACTAAGGGCAGCTCTGGAAACTGATCAGTATGGATGTCTCTCTTTGGAGGTTTTCAGGGTACATCCAATTGGgaggcagacccagaacacacaAGAGAGTATGTCCTATCTGACCAGGGAACGCTGTGGGAAACCCTAGGACCACTGGTAGAAGGAGGTCTGGGCTACCTTGCTTGGCTTGCTGCGATTGAAATCCCAGATCCAGATAACAGATCAAACATTAAATGATATATACACTGAACACTATTGCTGAAAAATTGTTGGCCTTGAATACTACCAAAAAATGGGGTTTGATATAACAGAAATGTTAAGAATCATAACTTTAAATAGACATCAGTAAAGCCAGAAAGAGTGAATTCAAGTTTGGAGACTTTCAAGAAATACTTTCTAAGGATCCATGAAGCAACCTCTGAAATGCCAGTGTGAGGGCAGTGGGATTATCCATACTGCTTTATAACCCAGAAACAGGCTGGTTGCTGTGGCTCAGAAAGTGCTTACTCATACCCCAGACTACTTTCCACAGAGACCGCCTGGCTTTCATTCAGTCCCTGTGAACATGGTGGCAGAGTCTTTGATTTGGCTGCTTTTATCTGACAGACTGTGGCACTTAGAACACTGCTctgaagagaggagggagggaggctgaAGATTGAAGCTTTGACAGAAGCCTGTACACCACCACACCAGAAACAAAAGAAGCTTTTGAGGACTCAGGTTTCAGAAGGACAAGCGAGTGAACCTCATAAAAGAGCGAATAAAAATTAGCAATAAGTCTGTCCCTCTGAAACCACAGACCATGACAAACCCCTTTACCAGCAAACAACTCTGTCACTTTTGACAATGTTGCAGGATTCCTTCATGGCTTTAGCCACATCATTTTGACCATCAATTTAACAACCCTTAGAGGTCACAGAGGAGGAGTGAGCTGGTTAGCTGGGGATCTGGCACAGCTGTGTTTCACCAGGGACAATCCAGTATGTGATGGTTAGTTTGATTAGAGTTAGAGACATTCTGCATGCAGGCTGTAACTAGAAGTGGAAGGGGAGttgaggtggagagagagacaacagaggaggagagagacagacagtgagaatAAGAGAAATGTGAGGATGACGTGTCAAACCTGATATGGATGAGGACTGGCCAAATATGTCAGAAATAACATCAATCATTAGGATTTATGTCAAAGCACCAAATTTGAGTGTTACATGGACAGTGTGTTGATGTAAAGGATTCAGAAATATAGCCATAACAAAGACAGGACCAATCAGAACACGGTCCTGCCCTCTTAAAGATGGTGATGTAGGCCACTCTATCTACCCATCACTGTAAAACCCAAACAACAAGATATCTTCACAATTATAGAGCACATTGGATAGTTGTGAATTCTAATAGTTTTGGTGACCACTTTCTCTGAAGACCTTTTGTTCTGCGCCACACTCAAGACTGGGGTCGGGTTCCAAGAGCCAGTTCTGTTTTTGGATCTGGCTCCAGGATGATAGAATAACTGGATTCACTTAGTTCTGACACTGATGATCTACTGTTGAATCTTTAATCTGTTCTCTATATTTTTTACTATAAAGAATAATATACAAAACATTCAGGTAGCAGGTTTATCACTTCAAGCTGACGGCAGAAATTTGAAGTGTCTTCTCCAAAAGCCAAAATGAAACTTGGTCATGGTCTGTTTAATGTGCTCTCTGTAGATGGTGTTTTGTGTATGTTGCAAAAAGAAACACCACTTTATCAGTATTACTGGTCAGAATTTCCCTGTtaaattgcaaaaatgtataaaataccAATATTTAATATAGATTTATCTATCTAATAGAGACAATCTAATATCTATCTAATGAATTAGGAGCTCCAGTATTTAGAGCAAACACCTTGTGAAAAATAAGGTATAAAGGTCAGTAGGCTACAGACTTTTCAATGTGGCAGATACATTTCATCAAAACATCATAAATACTGTTGTTCATTTTCAAGTTGGaatttcaagtttcaagttaGTTACATTGTTGTAAACTTAGCAAATGTTGATGGTTAAACTTGAAAAAATGAAGTCAGGGATATGAGAGGACATCAAATCAATGAGCTGATTCAATACTTATTAAGTCTGTTTGCGTCCATTCCATTTGGTCACTGTTAAGTAACTTTAACAAAGCTTTAGTTGTTAGTCAGTGTTTCAGTGAGTGGCAGAGATGCATCAGTGTATTTCCAGGTGAAcaaacccaacacacacacacacacacacacacacacacacacacacacacacacacacacacacacacacacacagagctgctccATTACTCTGAACAGCATGTGCCAGGAAGGTGAATGCTCCGCTATGTTTGGCTCACAGCATAGTTATTTAACAAACTTGGTTTTGGATTGAGACATGTATCATAACTCTGTGGTGTTGCTGTATTGAACTGTATCTGTTATTGTCTCCTTGGAGGAACAAATGATTAGTAACATGTAACACTCTAAATAACCTGAGTTAACGAtgtacaaaacaacaaagcttaaaggttgaaaaaaaaaaaacaactcaaggTAAAGTATCTTAAAACTTGAACAAATtcaaccaaaactatctgcatggctgtACACCACAGTAGGGAAGACAGAACATAGGTTTTTGTAATGTGGATGAACTGATCATTTAAAAATGGCATTGTGTTCATTCCAGTGAGCAGGGAGAAATTTAAGGGCTGTATGTTAACTGCTGTTTGATGCTATCATCTTAGCCTTTTGAGGATATATGGTGctgaatattaatataaaaaatacagcaaacatgcacacacacacacacacacacacacacacacacacacacacacacacacacacacacacacacacacacacttgtccaCACACAGCTGAGGTGTAGAGGTGATGCAGCAGCACTGGgagcaaacagacagacagctgtaTTCCTACTGAGTCAACTCTGGGGATTAATCCACGACAATCTAATCTACAGAGCAGTGGGAATGGCTGTGGGGTGGGGTTGGGAGACTTGGTGAAGGAGATTTAGAGATTTATGTTTGACAGTAAATTCTTATCTTAAAAAACCCCAGAGATTTTTGGCATGGAAAGGAGTCGAGAGCTAAATGGGTCAGCCTCTGTCTGGAGAACTGCACATCCTGACTGTTTACAAGAAGGCAAAATAACGCGCGTCAGTTTGACGCATCTGTTAATCTCAAGAAAACCTAATTTTCATGTACTTTGAGGttgataaaatactgtaaatacataaaacataacaaacataaTAAGGAGGCTAATTCCCTTTGTGTGAGGGACACATCACACTTTGTAGCAGGTACTGTCATATTAACAACATGCTCACtcatgtattttctttgtcacattaaaacattttattttgtatttgactTCTATAGGATGTAACACAGCATTTAGTTAATTAGGCATGCCATATATTGTTCTTCTCAGGATATGTTAGGTTATTGCATGTGAGTAGTACCATACATGCGTGAATCgactttttatggaaaaaacaaaatatgtaaatgtaaatgttctaATTTTGGTCTTTATGTCCAGACATGTTCAATACAGCACAAATCTCTGTATATGAGTGAGAAGAGGAGATTGTCAGGGTGCCATGTTagtaatgtcaaaaaaatgtattgatagaaccaaacaaacaaaaaaccacaAACCCCATTTTCAGTGATAAGATCACTCTGATTGTTATGCTGATTGTATTCGTTCTGTATCAGACATGATTCTGATTGATAtcaatgtgacatcatcatgatgTCAAGTTTTTGGTAAAGAagataaaaccttttttttcttgtttacgTTACAGTGAATCTGCGTGTGCTTTTCAACACCTGCGGTTCTCGCGCACATGCATGTAGTTGTAAAAACTTTTAttggagaaaaagacagaaatttgATTAATATGAACCAAGATCTcaagcatgtttttttctgtaatacAAAGTGGATTTTATCCttaacagcagagaaacagccTTCTTTGTAAAGGGTAGGTTCTGCTGATTTTTTCtttataatgtatttatgaTGTCTGTGCGTTCTGGTTTGACAAAGTTATGATCTTGAGATTAAGGGGTAGAGTTTTTAATGCAAACTGCAGAAACAAAGGTTAAACTGAACACCCTGCAGAACTGCCTGTACTGacacactacatactgtattgtaagtgcaatgttttttgtttagaGTGAtcagaaatgataaaaacaatgttATTATTCTGCATGTTTCTTGATTCTCTATGTTCTGTAAACTCTAGGCAGCACACGTTTATGCATTTATCATTATTGCAGTTGCAAATTCTAAAATCTGTGCTGACATTGTGTCAGGTTACCACACAGGGCTTTAAAGCCAGTCTATGTAATGAATAAGTAGCACAATTATTCTCTAACAAATCAGAAATGTCACTCATAAGCAATAACATGCACCATTTTGCTGCTACAGTCTAATGTTCAGCTTTAGATATTCTATATATTGTTAACTTACATTACTCGGTCAGTTCACTGACCTTATGACTCTTCTCTGTTTGTGCTGTTGTTAATTCATTTGAGATTGAGGATTTCCTATAATACATGAATATTTCCTTGGATTTCAATTGATCTGGTTGGTTACTTACTATGTGTTGTCTCTATTCTCTTCTGAGAAACTTCATAGGAAGTTGTTAAGAAGATATGGGATGAATATTGGTGAGTCCAACAGTGCATGGAAAAAGGAGAGCAACTAGCCTAGCACAGTTTGATATACACTGTATGTTAGGTGAGAATATCTGTATctattttgttactttttgaaCCGTAGCATCGAGTGTACAGTTTTCCAGACAGCAAAtctgcagccagcagcagagTCCTCCCCAGGTTTCAGACAGCAGTGAGGTATAGTGAACCTATTAGTGCACTGAGATGTGTGAAAGTGATGTGAGAATGCttgcatgaaatggaaatatagTGAGAGACAACAGGGAGATGTTGGGAGGGTCAGATATACCACCTGGACAGAAAACGGCGAGTTTCTACACTGTTAGGACAAATCATTAATATGTTATTACACTGATAATTCAACAAGCATCTTACCCACAGTACGAGTCACGCTTTGTCATGCAACACCTCTGTattcacaaaaataaaccaTCACCCTTTGTCTGAAACATCATGGCATGATTTAATGATGAAACATCTAAGAACATTGTAAAAGAAATCACCTCCATCGGATACAAGATGAAGGCAACTTACAAGCTTCTTCCACTGGCATTATTCAACTTCTATACTTAATGAATCACACAATTCAAAGAACATAGTGattaaaataagtttatttattcaggaataTGAACCAtgtattaaaaagttaaaagattTAGAGCAGTATAAAGAGAAGTGCAAAAGGTGTGAAAGCTTTACAACTTAGTCTGGTTGTGTCACAGCCGTTTTACAGCTTAGAAAAAGGCAACAGATTGTTACACATGCTGTGTCTCGGGTGGTCCTTCATCTAAAAGTATGACATATTATctggaagagaaaacacagacaaagattGCACTTTTGAGCGATTACAGGGATCGCTTTTGCTTGTCAAGATGATCAACTTCAAATCAATGTGATCAGTTCAGTTTCTAGTCAGATTTTTTAGGAGGGCTGAAGCTTTTCCTACAATCAGGTCAGGTGCTTACAGTCAGCCCACACTGCAGTCTGCTGCTTTTAATCAATCCTGACCTGCTGACCGCTCTCTTTTCTAAGAGCTATACAGAAGCTAAACAGCTGCCAGCAGAAACTCTAGACTGCTTCCTTTCAGATGGTATTTTTAACCCCTTGAATGCCAGATATTTTTAAcctttgtacatgtgtgtacatacacacagtgtggCTGTATGTCTAtagaaaacagttgaaataacGCCAATGGACACATTTCTACTTATTGCTTTCATCACAGATCCATAGTCAGTCTACTGTGTTCGGTATGGAGGCAGAAATGTGCCAAGAGGAATGATAATTAACTTTTCAGTTaattatcattcattcattagatATTGTATGTCACTGAAATTTTTATTATCTACAATTAAATTGTAAATGGCACTAGCAATTACattgaattatttaaaaaagctaTGAAGttataacaaataataattaatgtGCTAATTACTGATTATATCTTTGTCATCATTTTGttctcatgtttttatttattcacgGATAACTGAAGACTTCCAATAATTAATAACACTTACAATTTACATAGGGCTCTGGCGGATTGCTGCCTTTCTTAACTACTTCATTACTTGTAGAAAAACTTATGATGATTCAGTTACAATGTTCTACAGTGGTAGTAACGCTCTCAACACTACACAGGTAGAGATAAGAACACTCCCTGAAGCTATTCCACCCTTGAATGGAAAACTTCAGGAGTTTGTGCTGTTTTTAGCTAAATGTCTTCTTTATAATTATGTTTATTCATATGATGGTTGTATTGGAACACTGTGCTGTTCTTGTAATGGTAATCAAGTCAACTTATTTATAAAAAAGTTTCAAAAAAGTCTAATGACTAATGAACTGAATTTAATAATTGGCATTTTTAATGATCACTGTATGACTGTTATGttaattactgtatttaaaatgCACATTCATTTAGTGAATCACTAAACTATCTCAATTAAGAAATGAATAGTATTTACCTATTAACCtttgaaaaaaatctattattatTCTGGTGACACACTTCAACCCACACAGCTTGGAGCAGATCTGAGAAGCTCTGTGTCTTGGTCCTCTGTCAAGGTTAAATTGATAGAGGACTAAAAACACTGCATATATTTACACTATGACTCTTAAAATTGAATGATCAATCCTACATGTAATCTTAGCCTTAAATCAGTGTCCTTCATGCTGAAACATAAGCCTGACCTGGACTTAAATCACAGTTTGGTGGAGTAACGAAAATTCAGCCACAACATACAGTGTTTCCCACACGCAGGCTTCTCTCAGGTCTGCTTAGATCGACATACAGCACTCCTAGTATATTATAAGGTCATAAATATGAGGTCACACATTACTTATTGAATTGATTTGATAGAATTTGAAGATTTTATTGACACTTTGAGGTGTCCATAGCTCTCTGATTAAGGAAATAGTACGAGGATGAGGAGAATAATTACAAGTATTATAATAAAGCTCACAAACGGaccatttgttgtttgtgaCGTGTCTCCATCCAGACTACCGTCGctgtgggaaacactgtacGCAGCATTCCTGCCTACACCACACGATAACCACTGCTAATCACTCTGTGGTTTCACACCAACCCTACTGGTCAGGTCTAGTGTTCAGTGACTCACCATCATTATCAGAGTCGGAGTCTGCGAGCGGGGGGATGCGGACCAGGATCTGGCGGCGGTCTCTCTGGACCACCAGCTGCAGCTTCCCTCTCGACTTCTCTATCAGCTTCCCAGCATCATGCAGGGAGAGGTTCTCTGTCACTGTCCCATTGATCTgcgcatgcacacgcacacacgcacacacacacacgcacacacacacacacgcacacacgcacacacacgcgcacacgcacacacgcacgcacacacgcacacacgcacacacgcacacacacgcacacacacgcacacacacgcacacacgcacacacatacacacacagtacagacaGTCAAAGACTATGGGAGATCTGACGGTGGagcttatttttgtttcttttaaatttttagaTTGTTTCTtgaatgtgatattttataatttataatttagaTAAATCTTgcaaattttatttatctgaaaaaacttaatctgtttttgtttttaaacttgcattaaaatactaatattactcaaataaaataagagaaCGGTGTGTTGTGTAAAATTAAATAACTGGTTCACAAATACGCTTTTGGTGTTGCAGACCATCTGACATCTGCGGAATCACTTGATTAAAACATCCATCCAAATGAAGCCACGCCCACTTATGAGCCTTCATCACAGGTTACGGCCTTGGTGGAAATGAATTGTtcaaccaaagagtgattttccttttcagattgtttcatcTGAAGGATGTTAAGAAGGCTCAAAGATACAACAGTATCCAGAAATTCACAagctaaaaaaacaactttgtataacaagtgtttttcttctttattcatttaatcatcTAGTGAGCCCTCATATTTATATGTGAGGAGGGTCCTGGGCCTCTGGGTTGGGAACCGCTGTGATGGATGTGACTGTATGACTGCGCTGTCTGTGCACCTTGAGAATGATGTCTCCCTCCTGCAGGTTCCCGTCCTTGGCAGCCAGGCCTGTGCTGGTCATCTGTTTGATGAAGATCTGACTCCCCAGACGTAGACCATACTCTAGAACACACCAACAACACACCACAGTTACTGCGAACCCTGCTGGGACTGACGGGAGATATTTCATGTTGGAGGTGAACACGGTACTGTCCAGCAGatgatttctctctttcagttaGTTGCTGGTTCCATATTgccttttcacatttcattgtCTAGAAGCTGCAAATGGCTATGTTGCTAATTAAAAATGCACCTTTTTAAAGGCAGACATGCAAACAGGGTACATGTGTTACAAGAGAATGCAAAATGTTATGaagaaaatgatagaaaaatgACAGGTTTTAACACTATAAACAGTTGATGTTAGAGTTACAATTGAAGCAATGAAAGGGTTTGAAGTGTCAGGTGAAGTGAACACAATTAAAGGAGCTGAAGTGAGTTCAAAAGTATTTGAGAGTACAGTTTAAAGTTTCATCCTTGTTAGTCTCGCGATACTAGACGATCAGAGATCTCAGTCTACCGGagtctggggatttctaaatgcaagGTAGTCGCTTGAACAGCAGCGAGAACGGCTGCTGACAAACCTGCGCCCCTTCAATTTTGTCAAGGTCACACCTTGCCGGAAATGCTGCTCTCCCCCCCCATTCTCCTCcgtagtgaactgcatgtcaccaGTGTTAACAACGAAACCTGGGAGATTGTCATCAGTCTCTATGAGCGAAGCGTTGACTTGTCAGTCTGAATTTGAGCACTTAAAGCAGTTGAACTACGAGTTGAAAAGTAAGAGATTAAAGCAGCTTAAATGTCAATTtactcaaaacaacaaaattgaaAGTTTGAGTTGAATATGAAGCAGTGCAAATAGAGTGTTAGCAGTGTGTTCACTATAAGGAGGTGAAGTGTCAATTGGTATAAAAGGAGTTACAGCAGTGATGACGTTTGTCTGTCTACATGAAGAGCAAAGAGTATGTaagaaatatctttattttaaaatgctcTCATCTCAATTCAAAGTGATAATATTGTGATTCTCATTGTAACCAGTCATACAGTCCTTCTTGTAAACAGCAGCCATGACAGGTAGCTGGTGTGTTTTACCTTCGTTGGGTCTGTTCTTCACCAGCAGGACGTTGACAGGTTTCTCCAGTGGCTCCAGCTCTCTGGAAGGTTCTGGGGATGGAGGGTTGTCATGAAGCTGGTCTCTGCTCCTGtacctccctcctcttcctcctcctccttctcctcgcTCATACTTGTCCTCCATGCGGTAGCTGTCCCCGGGGCTGCGTCCTCGGCTGTGGTACTTCTGACGGTCAGCGCTGGTGTCCAGGGCTCGTCCCCGGCTCCCGTCCCTCCTGGATCTGTCGGGACTGGGAGAGGATCTCTCCTGGCTCCTCCCGCGGCTCCTACCAGTCTGGTTATAGTCCCGTCCTCCCCTGTATTCAGGCTCCAGGTACGCTTTGCTGTCAGAGGGATGGTCACGGCCTTCATCGCGGTACCAGCCGTTGTCATTGTCGGCATCAT
Protein-coding regions in this window:
- the LOC137190649 gene encoding tight junction protein ZO-2-like isoform X4; amino-acid sequence: MPVKGGGRLASYPSKSENVGSSGMEEMVWEQYSVTLQRDSKMGFGIAVSGGRDNPNVENGETSIIVSDVLQGGPADGLLFENDRVILVNSISMDNVPHSFAVQSLRKCGKVAKITVKRPRKVAVHSLKPPPSPGGDSRDYSPSTHYYDADNDNGWYRDEGRDHPSDSKAYLEPEYRGGRDYNQTGRSRGRSQERSSPSPDRSRRDGSRGRALDTSADRQKYHSRGRSPGDSYRMEDKYERGEGGGGRGGRYRSRDQLHDNPPSPEPSRELEPLEKPVNVLLVKNRPNEEYGLRLGSQIFIKQMTSTGLAAKDGNLQEGDIILKINGTVTENLSLHDAGKLIEKSRGKLQLVVQRDRRQILVRIPPLADSDSDNDDNMSYF